The Nostoc cf. commune SO-36 genomic sequence CACTGGTCGCTGTACATGAACCGACAATGTTTCGTTAAGCTGTAAGCGCTATGATTAAAGTTTATTGAACGTCTTATGCATTGGTTGTTATCTGGGCCGTTGAGTACAGAGGAATTGACGGTTAACATTGCAGGGTTGGCTGCATCGTTACAAGGTAAGAGGCTGGTGCAGTTGTCAGATTTTCACTACGATGGTTTGCGGCTGTCGGAAGATATGCTAGAAAGAGCGATCGCAGTTACTAATGAAGCTGAACCAGATTTAATTTTATTAACTGGTGACTACGTAACCGATGATCCGGCATCGATTCACCCACTAGTACTTCGACTCAAACATCTGCAAAGTCGCAGTGGTATCTATGCTGTTCTTGGCAATCACGATATCTATTACAAACACGCAAAAGCAGAAGTTACAGCAGCTCTTACTAGCATTGGAATTCACGTCCTTTGGAACGAAATTGCTTATCCATTAGGAAAAGAATTGCCACTTGTTGGATTAGCGGATAGTTGGTCACAAGAATTCAACCCTGAACCCGTTATGAACCAGCTAAACTCCGACACACCCTGCATTGTTTTATCCCACAACCCAGATACTGCGGAGATATTACAGGCATGGCGAGTCGATTTACAATTATCTGGTCATACTCACGGTGGTCAAATAGTGATTCCCGGAATTGGCCCTGTGGTGTTGCTTTACGATAAGCTTGCAGAAAAAATACCCAGAAAAGTACGCCGTTTAGTGCCATTTTTGGAAACAAATGTTTCTGTAGTCAGCCATTGGGAATGGGCGCAGGGTTTCCATCGGATAGGAAAAAATCAGTTATATGTTAATCGTGGTTTGGGAACTTACCTCCCAGGACGTTTATTTTGCCGCCCAGAAGTTACTATAATTACGCTACAAAGTGAGTAGGTAATTCAATCAACTAATTTTATCTGGAGTAAATGACATAAATTATTGCATTTTATCAAGTTACATTTTTATTTTTGGTAAGCTGTAAGCGCTGGTATGAGGAGTATCGGTTGTCTTATGCATTGGTTGTTTACGGGACATTTAAGAGTAGATAAAATAACGGTTAAGATTGCAGAGCTTCCTGCATCTTTACAAGGTAGCGACGTTAGTGCAATTGTCAGATTTTCACTACGATGGTTTGCGGCTGTCGGAAGATATGCTAGAAAAAGCGATCGCAGTTACTAACGAAGCTGAACCGGATTTAATTTTATTAACTGGTGACTACGTAACTGATGATCCCACCCCAATTCACCAATTGGTGCATCGACTCAAACATCTGCAAAGTCGCTGTGGTATTTATGCCGTACTTGGGAACCACGATATCTATTACAGTCACTCAAAAGCAGAAGTTACACAGGCCTTAACTAGCATTGGGGTGCATGTGCTTTGGAATGAAATCGCTTATCCACTAGGAAAAGAATTACCACTCGTTGGGCTAGCTGATTATTGGTCACAGGAATTTTACCCTGCACCAGTCATGAATCAACTAGACTTGGTTACACCGCGCATTGTTTTATCCCATAACCCAGATACAGCCACGATATTGCAACAATGGCGGGTAGATTTGCAACTATCTGGTCATACCCACGGTGGTCACATCGTAATTCCATGCATTGGCCCTCTAGTACTCTATTATAAAAAGTTACTCAAACAAATTCCCAAAAAATTGCGGCGTTGGGTAACATTTTTCTTGGGAGACTGTTCTAAAGTAGTGCGATATTGGGAGTGGGCGCAAGGATTTCACAAGGTAGAAAAAAATCAACTATATGTCAATCGTGGTTTAGGAACTTATAAACCAGGACGTTTATTTTGTCCGCCAGAAGTGACTGTAATTACCTTAATTAGTGATTAACAATTTTGAACTTTTGAATTACAAAGCAGAAACCGCCTGAAACTGCGATGGATAAATGTCAGCAGCTTGGGGCGGTTTCTTGAAGATTAGAGAATTCAGGATTAACTAACTCAAACTAAGGTGGACAGCATTGGCAATCGCTCTACTCAGAATTGCACATCCTTATATTCCAACTAGGTAGGCATTTTCTGACTGTGCGTTCTAAAACCTCCAAAACAACTCATTGGACTTAAGGCAAAAACACATTCAATGGATGCCACAACCAAAGGAGCGAGCGCAAGAACATTAGAGCAGGAGGCACAGGCTCTAACTTGAAAGTTTTTGTTTAACTTTTAACTTGTTTGTACCTTGCTTTTAATCTAGCATTGTGTTTTGGTAAGCTACAAGACACGTTTACTAAAGTTGAATACCATTAATTTATCGAAACAATTCAGAAATATTCCTTAAAAAATCTCCCACTTGTTATGTATTAGTGTAAACACCAACATTATCAAGTGGGGGCTGAAAGTTCAGAATCGTTATTGACCAGAACCGCCTGTACTACTATCACCTGCGGTAGAAGAACCGCTATTAGATGTACTGTTTGACTGATCTACTCCTTGAGGTGGGGTAGTTTTAGAGCTACCACTTTTCGTACTTGGCGCAACAGTATTACTAGTTGGAGTCGTCGGGTTTTGTGTCACTTTAGGGGTTGGCTGCGTTGCAGAAGGCGCTTTTTGTGCCGCAGGCTGCTGCTGCTGAGGGGGAATAGTAATGTTAATATCCGGCTGGCGAGGTGCAGCTGGAGGTATAATCTGCTGTTGTGGAACAGAAACAGGCACAGGAACAGGTACAGCTACTTCCCTGGTTCTTTCGATTATCGTCGTTTGTGGTTGAGGAGAAGCACTAGGAGTTGGACTACTCTTACTTGGTACAGGAACCAGGACTGGCACAGTAGTGTTAACAGCTGCGTTATTCTGCTGGTTGAAGTACCAAACCCCACCTATAACCAAACTAAGCAGGGAAGTAATAATAATACCTAACACCAAACCACCACTAGCATTGTTTTCATCACGCTGGGCTAAATCAGCTTGCTGATTGCCACGCTCAGTATTTCGACCTTGTACATAACCGTTGGTGTAAGAGTTAGGATTAGCTGCGTTGTTTTTGACTGTTTCAGTGGTTCGCGTCAAGTCAGTGTGAGTATTACCATTAACATCAGTGTAAGATTCTTGCTTGATCTCACTGTTTTTGCTTTCGGGTTCATTGGGAATAGACATAGCTGTTGATTTCACTCCTCGATATAATGTTGACAAACTAAAGCTTTGTAAAAACCAGAGGTTTTAATGAGTTGGAAAAGGTATGTTGCTGATGAATATTGAGTTTTATTTGCTACTCAACTGTTGGTAGCTCTCAGCATAACCTCTGAGATCAGCAAGTGGCTATATCTGTAGGAAGTTAATGTTTAATCAAGAGAAAGAGTATCCCAATGATGGATGTTCTTAAGCTGTCAACTGATGGATTGATAAAAAATCTGGCAATTTGCTTCAATTCTCTAAATTTTTAATTTGTTGTTAAATATGGCATCGCCAAAGCTTAATGGTCATATCTCGGCTACCGCTAACCAAAGTTTTGCCATCAGGACTGAAAGCGACAGAGTTAACCCAATCTGAATGGTTATCCAGCGTGTAAAGTTCTTGTCCTGTATTGACATCCCATAGCTTCACAGTACAATCTGCACTACCACTAACAAGATGCTGACCATCGGGACTAAAAGCGATCGCACAAACATAGCTGCGATGTCCAGTAAGTGTGTTAGTTAGCTTACTTGTATTGATATTCCATAACTTGATAGTCTGGTCATAACTGCTACTAGCTAAAATTTGTCCATCAGGGCTAATGGCGACACACATCACCCAACCTGAATGCCCGTTGAGAGTTTGCAGCAGTTTGTTACTCTTCAAATTCCACAGCTTAATGGTATTATCCGCACCGCCACTTACAAAAATCTGTTGTTTTGGGCAAATAGCAAGGGAGTAAACTAAGCCAGAATGACCTTTGAGGACTTGCAGTAATTGTCCCATCTCTATATGGGAAACCTTGATAGTAGTATCTGTACCGCCACTCAGGATAGTCTGATCATCTGGACTAATGATTACAGAAAAAACTGGGGTTGAATGTACTTTGAGTGTCTTGAGTAATTTACCTGTAGACAGTTGCCAAATCATTATGCTGCTGTCATCACTGCCACTAACCAGAGTTTGGCTATCTGGGCTAAAGGCTAGGCATCTTACCCATTTTGTATGACTAGTGAGAGTATGTAGTAATTTACCTGTGTCGAGATGCCAAATCTTGATAGTATTGTCACTACTTCCACTAGCCAAAGTTTGCCCATTTGGACTGATTGCAGTTGTAAAAACCGAGTTTAGATGAGTAAGAGTGTTTACACATTTCCACAGTGAAGGTTGACACTATGATTCAGGTGGTTTTAGCGGTGGCGATGCAGGCTTGGGTGGTGGTGGCGGCGTTGGTGGTTTTGACGGTGGCGATGTAGGTTTGGGTGGTGCTTTTTTCTGTTTCAGTTCCAGTTCACTGGCATTTTTTAAATCTGACTTGGCCCTATTTTCATATCCTAGTTTCGAGCAAGCAAGCCCTCGGTATTTATAGGCTTCAAAGTATTTGGGGTTGAGACGAATTGCTTGGGTAAAGTCTTCTATTGCTTCAGTATATTTTCCTCTTTGAGCTTTCTCCATGCCCAGTTTGTAGAAACTTTCAGCATTGGATGGAGTGAAATCAATTTTGGTGCAAGTGGAAGCAGATTGATTTGTCTGGCTTGGCTGATAAGACTTTAGCCTTGCATAAGCTTGATTGATTTCTTTGATTTTTTCTTCTGCTTCTCGCTTTTGCTGCGGTTCAAGAAAACAAATCTGGATGCCAAGTCTTAGCCATCTGGCGGTAAGCTTGCTTGACTTGATCGGCAGATGCATCTGGTTTTAATCCAAGGATATCGTAAACATGATTTATATCAAGGCGATCGCTCATACTAAGAAATCAGCAGCAAATCTTACTACACTTAGTATTCCCAAGTATAAGTAGTATCTAACTCAAGGTATGGTGTCGCCCTCTAAAGCGTCTTAAACTATATTCGCTTCTTATCTCCAACGCCGATTTAGCCGCAATATCTTTTTAATACCCCGACAAAATCTTTCTACCAGAGGTCTAGGTTGGGATACATATCTAGCCGATCGCGATCTACGTGCAGCACCCGGATTTCTTAAACTCTTCTTCTATTTGTGCAGCTTTATTTAAATCTGAAGCGGCTCTATATTCGTATCCCAATTGTGAGCAAACTAGCCCACGATATTTATACGCCTCAATATAGTGAGGATTTAGATGAATTGCGTGGGTAAAATCTGCGATCGCATCTTCATATCTTCCTTGTGTAGCATTCTCTACCCCTAAAGTATAGAAAGTTTTTGCATCCCAACGATTGACAGATATTTTTGGGGGATTTTTAGGCGAAGATGAAGATGGATTCTTAGGAATAGGAGGCTCAGATGGACTTTCAGATTTGAGCTTGTTGTAAGCTGCGTTGATTAATTTAATTTTTTCCTCAGCTTCCTGCTTTTGCTTTTGATCAATAAAGCGATCGGGATGCCAAATTTTCACCAGTTTACGATAAGTTCGCTTCACCTGTGCTTGAGATGCACCAGGTTTCAATCCAAGAATTTCATAAGCATCATTGATATCGAAGCGTAGACCCTTCTGTGGCTTGTCGTCAGACATCGCGCATACTGATAAAATGGCAACTATATCTATGTTAACTATTCCCTTAAATTCTCTCCAAACACCCCATTCTGGCTATCACTGGGATGGCAGTAGTCGCCGCTTCTTTGAAGGGTGGTATTATCGCGTTACCTTACCGGAAATTGGGCAAACATTCGCCTTTATGTACTCCATTGAAGACCCCATCGGCGGGAAACCTCACAGTGGCGGTGCAGCCCAAATCCTCGGCCCGGATGATGAATATTTATGTCGTACTTTTCCTGATGTAAACAAATTTTGGGGTAGTCGAGATGTCCTGAGTTTAGGTCATTGGGGTAAAACTAATTTGCAAGTTTCTCCCCTATACCTTCTCCCAGAAGAATTTGAGCATCATGTTCAAGAAGGATATCAAGCTACTGCCACCTTAAATCAGGGAATAATTCGCGATGGCTTCGCCAACGCCAAGGGCGAACGCGCCACCAATAATTATTGCCGTTGGCAGTATGAAATTCAACCAGTATACGGTTGGGGAAATCAAAATAGCAATCAGCAATCAACAGCAGGCTGGCTGTCATTCTTGCAGATTTTTGAACCTGGATGGCAAATTTTGATGGCTCACGGTCTAGCCACCGGGAAAATTGACTGGAATGGCAAAATCTACGAATTCACCAACGCCCCAGCCTACGGTGAGAAAAATTGGGGTGGTGCTTTTCCCCAAAAATGGTTTTGGATAAATTGTAATTGCTTTGAAGGCGAACCCGACTTAGCATTAACTGCTGGCGGTGGACACCGGGGTGTGCTGTGGTGGATGGAATCTGTGGCGATGATTGGCTTGCACTATCAAGGCAAGTTTTATGAATTCGTTCCCTGGAATTCCCAAGTAGAGTGGGAAATTCAGCCTTGGGGCAGATGGCAAATGAAAGCTAGTAACTCCAATTACGAAATAGAATTGACCGGAATCACCCATCTACCCGGTACACCTTTACGTGCGCCCACAGCAGAAGGTTTAATTTACTGTTGCCGGGACACCATGCAAGGAAAGCTAAATTTAGAGTTACGAGAATTAAATGGGAGTAAATCTAAAATCATCCTCAAAGCAGAAAGTCTTCTTTGTGGTTTAGAAGTAGGCGGCGGCTCTTGGGATAATTGTTGGCAGTCTCGGTAAAACTACTGCTATAATTATATATGCTTCGCAGTTGGGGTTGTAGCTCAGTTGGATAGAGCGGACGCCTCCTAAGCGTCAGGTCGTGCGTTCGAATCGCACCAGTCCCGTTGTCTCAAGAGAGTTATATAGCAATAAGCAATTCGTAAGTTAACACAGATGTGCTAACCCACCTTGTTTGTGCCTGATTGAAACGAGAATCACTGTATAAAGTGGCTAGAACCCTTTGATGAATCGTCTGAGACAGGTTAGGATAATCCATCAATTAGAGGAAAAAACTCCAGACACGCTTAATCGCGCTTTAGCGCAGAAATCAAGAAAATTTATATTTGGGCAGATTACGGAGGAGTTTGCTAATCTACTATCAATTGTTGTTTTTCTTTTAGTTTAGAGAAAATTTTGGACTGAGTAAATAAAGTTATTGAGCCTTGAATAAGCTACTCTTTACAGGTAAATCTTTCGTTTTATGGCTTTTGTCCTACCATTAATCACTTGGTGGGGATACAAAGAAGTACAAAACCAATTTGTACAGCCGCAAGCAGTTGTAGTGTTGGGTGGTTCAACGAAACATTTAGAGCGAGAGAAGTTTACAGCAAAATTCGTCCGTGAGCATCCAAATATACCCATTTGGATCACAGGCGGCAGCCCACGTACATTCACCCAACGAGTGTTTACCAAAGCTGGTGTTGATCCCAAACGTTTACACTTTGATTATGAAGCAGTAGATACAGTTACTAATTTTACCACCTTGGTGGATGATTTAAATGCTCGCGGCATCAAGAGCGTTTATTTGATTACTTCAGACTTCCACATGCGCCGGGCTTGTGTCATCGGCGAAATTATTTTGGGTAGTAGGGGTATTTATTTAAAACCAGTACCAGTCCCTTCAGAAAAACCGCCTGAATCTATCGAAAAATCTATTCGTGATGGAGCTAGAGCCATAATTTGGTTAGCAACTGGCTACACTGGTGTAGATGCCGCTAAGAATAAGCGGTAAATCATACCCCTTTTGGATTTTTGAATTGAAAATTTTCCGACTCAGAAGGTTTATCGATTAGAAACAAGATAAACTATTCTGGTTTTCAATTGTATCATTTATTGGCATTTGCATTTTTGTCAACACAGACAAATTTAAGAGAACTAATGCCAATAATCTTGATATTAACTCAGTAATAATAGACACATCAAAGAGTATTGCGAATTAGTGGGACGAATAAAAACTGACGTTCTTAGGGAATTGATTAGAAGTCTGAAGATGAAGACAAAACCTTCCTAAGCTGTTACGCATTTAAATTGAACATTTACGTGAAGGCTGATGACTGATAACCATTAGCCGTCAACGACCGTAAAGAGTGTTTATACAATCTAGGCGCTACATCAGCTTAGAAGTGCGTAGCTCTAAACCCCATTTTTCGGTAACACTAACCTTCAAAGCAATTAACAACTTTTCCTCATTTGTTTCCTTGGTACAAACTTTACATCTACCAGAAATTTAAGCGACGGCTTGGGCTACTCAAATCTATCTCTGTAGTTCCAGAAAAAAACGCCCCAAGTCCTCCCACAATTTGATACCCTAGCTTAAACAGATTTGAGAAAAATTAAAGCGTGGAAATTCAACTTGGGCGGGGAAAAACAGCTCGCAGAGCTTACGGAATAGATGAAATTGCTCTAGCCCCCGGTAACAGAACACTAGACCCCAGTTTGGCAGATACTAAATGGCGGATTGGCAATATTGAGCGAGAAATCCCGATAATTGCCAGTGCAATGGATGGTGTAGTAGATGTTCGCATGGCTGTACGTTTGTCACAGTTAGGAGCATTAGTGTCCTCAACTTAGAGGGGATTCAAACTCGCTATGCTGACCCAGAGCCAATATTAGATCGGATTACCTCTGTGGGTAAAGATGAATTTGTTGCTCTGATGCAAGAACTCTATGCCGAACCAATAAAACCGGAATTAATTGAACAACGTATTCAGGAAATTAAACAACAAGGTGGCATTGCGGCGGTGAGTGCGACTCCAGCCGGTGCAAGTAAATACGGTGAGGCGGTGGCAAAAGCTGGAGCAGATTTATTTTTTGTACAGGCTACGGTAGTTTCTACTGCACATCTGTCACCAGAGTCTTTAGTACCACTTGATTTAGCAGAATTTTGCCGTTCCATGCCCATCCCCGTGGTGTTGGGGAATTGCGTAACTTATGAAGTTACTTTGAATTTGTTAAAAGCTGGGCGGCTGGGGTACTGGTGGGAATTGGGCCTGGTGCTGCTTGTACTTCTCGTGGGGTGTTGGGTGTTGGTGTACCACAGGCGACTGCGATCGCAGATTGTGCAGCAGCACGAGATGATTACTACAAGGAAACTGGCAACTATATTCCCATCATCGCTGATGGCGGTTTAATCACCGGTGGCGACATTTGTAAATGCATCGCCTGTGGTGCTGATGGTGTGATGATTGGTTCCCCCTTTGCCAGAGCCGCAGAAGCTCCAGGACGAGGTTATCATTGGGGTATGGCTACTCCCAGCCCAGTATTGCCCCGTGGCACCCGCATTCGTGTTGCCACCACTGGCAGTCTAGAGCAAATACTCATTGGGCCAGCAGGGCTAGATGATGGCACTCACAATCTTTTAGGAGCCTTAAAGACGAGCATGGGCACTTTAGGAGCTAAAAACATTAAAGAAATGCAGCAAGTGGAAGTTGTGATTGCGCCTTCGCTATTAACCGAGGGTAAAGTTTACCAAAAAGCTCAACAGTTGGGTATGGGGAAATAGAATTGGGGCATGGGGCATGGGGCATGAGGCAGTGATGGGAGAATTCCTAACTCAGCAATCCCCAATCCCCAATCCCCAATGCCCAATGCCCAATGCCCAATCCCCAATGCCCAATGCCCAATTCCCAATTCTTCAATAAATCTTTCCAGACCCCTAAACAATTGCTGGAAAAATCCGATATCTCA encodes the following:
- a CDS encoding J domain-containing protein; the protein is MSDDKPQKGLRFDINDAYEILGLKPGASQAQVKRTYRKLVKIWHPDRFIDQKQKQEAEEKIKLINAAYNKLKSESPSEPPIPKNPSSSSPKNPPKISVNRWDAKTFYTLGVENATQGRYEDAIADFTHAIHLNPHYIEAYKYRGLVCSQLGYEYRAASDLNKAAQIEEEFKKSGCCT
- a CDS encoding YdcF family protein, which codes for MAFVLPLITWWGYKEVQNQFVQPQAVVVLGGSTKHLEREKFTAKFVREHPNIPIWITGGSPRTFTQRVFTKAGVDPKRLHFDYEAVDTVTNFTTLVDDLNARGIKSVYLITSDFHMRRACVIGEIILGSRGIYLKPVPVPSEKPPESIEKSIRDGARAIIWLATGYTGVDAAKNKR
- a CDS encoding tocopherol cyclase family protein; this encodes MLTIPLNSLQTPHSGYHWDGSSRRFFEGWYYRVTLPEIGQTFAFMYSIEDPIGGKPHSGGAAQILGPDDEYLCRTFPDVNKFWGSRDVLSLGHWGKTNLQVSPLYLLPEEFEHHVQEGYQATATLNQGIIRDGFANAKGERATNNYCRWQYEIQPVYGWGNQNSNQQSTAGWLSFLQIFEPGWQILMAHGLATGKIDWNGKIYEFTNAPAYGEKNWGGAFPQKWFWINCNCFEGEPDLALTAGGGHRGVLWWMESVAMIGLHYQGKFYEFVPWNSQVEWEIQPWGRWQMKASNSNYEIELTGITHLPGTPLRAPTAEGLIYCCRDTMQGKLNLELRELNGSKSKIILKAESLLCGLEVGGGSWDNCWQSR
- a CDS encoding WD40 repeat domain-containing protein, yielding MASGSSDNTIKIWHLDTGKLLHTLTSHTKWVRCLAFSPDSQTLVSGSDDSSIMIWQLSTGKLLKTLKVHSTPVFSVIISPDDQTILSGGTDTTIKVSHIEMGQLLQVLKGHSGLVYSLAICPKQQIFVSGGADNTIKLWNLKSNKLLQTLNGHSGWVMCVAISPDGQILASSSYDQTIKLWNINTSKLTNTLTGHRSYVCAIAFSPDGQHLVSGSADCTVKLWDVNTGQELYTLDNHSDWVNSVAFSPDGKTLVSGSRDMTIKLWRCHI
- a CDS encoding metallophosphoesterase; this encodes MHWLLSGPLSTEELTVNIAGLAASLQGKRLVQLSDFHYDGLRLSEDMLERAIAVTNEAEPDLILLTGDYVTDDPASIHPLVLRLKHLQSRSGIYAVLGNHDIYYKHAKAEVTAALTSIGIHVLWNEIAYPLGKELPLVGLADSWSQEFNPEPVMNQLNSDTPCIVLSHNPDTAEILQAWRVDLQLSGHTHGGQIVIPGIGPVVLLYDKLAEKIPRKVRRLVPFLETNVSVVSHWEWAQGFHRIGKNQLYVNRGLGTYLPGRLFCRPEVTIITLQSE
- a CDS encoding tetratricopeptide repeat protein yields the protein MKSSKLTARWLRLGIQICFLEPQQKREAEEKIKEINQAYARLKSYQPSQTNQSASTCTKIDFTPSNAESFYKLGMEKAQRGKYTEAIEDFTQAIRLNPKYFEAYKYRGLACSKLGYENRAKSDLKNASELELKQKKAPPKPTSPPSKPPTPPPPPKPASPPLKPPES
- a CDS encoding J domain-containing protein, translating into MSDRLDINHVYDILGLKPDASADQVKQAYRQMAKTWHPDLFS